Proteins encoded in a region of the Mycoplasma mobile 163K genome:
- a CDS encoding DUF402 domain-containing protein, whose translation MKLKEDQIELNGVPELGSIINIQAYKYDGTLYRQWNGARVLEVSPFHIVLVLIKTKVAEETNRKWIIREPTLWFFPVEGSFFNASILLRKKEKLYYINLSSPPIFEDNTLKFIDFDLDIKISPKQIFSVVDENEFAINSKEFKYSEELIKLIRKNIKLIRVNFHDKDYIFDDDFLESYINELKDLRLVKESFKIIAKKKH comes from the coding sequence ATGAAATTAAAAGAAGATCAAATAGAATTAAATGGTGTTCCTGAATTAGGAAGCATTATTAATATTCAAGCATATAAATATGATGGAACTTTATATCGCCAGTGAAATGGAGCTAGAGTTCTTGAAGTTTCTCCATTTCATATTGTTTTAGTCTTAATTAAAACTAAAGTAGCTGAAGAGACTAATCGTAAGTGAATTATAAGAGAACCAACATTATGATTTTTTCCTGTTGAAGGAAGTTTTTTCAATGCTTCAATTCTTTTAAGAAAAAAAGAAAAATTATATTACATCAATTTATCTTCTCCTCCTATTTTTGAAGATAATACTTTAAAATTTATTGATTTTGATTTAGATATTAAAATTAGTCCGAAACAAATTTTTTCAGTTGTTGATGAAAATGAATTTGCAATTAATTCTAAAGAATTTAAATATTCAGAAGAATTAATAAAATTAATAAGGAAAAATATCAAATTAATCAGAGTTAATTTTCACGATAAAGATTATATTTTTGATGATGATTTTTTAGAATCATACATTAATGAACTAAAAGATTTGAGATTGGTTAAAGAATCTTTTAAAATAATAGCAAAGAAAAAACACTAG
- a CDS encoding MYPU_1760 family metalloprotease has translation MNSQNNYLNNKKVKSKFWKRLFLLGGITLGLSMIGAGGFFAINSITNISTSTSQVIVPQSVFAQTTYTDPKTNHSLIIKEYKAIYNHPATSVPNESNLRFYLTKENEDGSHDTSVLKQLAQYIFENLSFGPEISELKSISIGYQQLGVIDVNGFYIPATNEMFIDPNPVIKSLEGLKYSIDPKLNNSNSLSDLQKIQAIFSTIFHEYGHHIATVYASSIKSTDISSEKIYFNVIDSKNIVTESREEIYNSNFYKEFLKYTNLESNSINNSRRYTSSGNSFDSINIGSLTSASELFDIANKKYLKGATNIFKVNDNDSHKFSSTIDSNINLDRKTLGHLEDRTLGYYYSFEEQFTRKYQRLSFSPPISLNDSNQFSNNVKNAIQFYGTSNVSSLSSFGQDILHNFSIKKVGNSYQINNLYLADNPFGGVFQTDEGHETIVDQSLKLYESYLKLIGYGASISQIHHRNETSAGASGSLSVTTKESFDQIKFDGYFDSTKNIKGLVLKNKNNINEVLPIKITTNENFAFKSKSSITSSRDIFPQNTTAFASVLYNSYSTREYVDLNKINLNIPIKFWNDFNNDNELQESELENLVSTSETRKVTNFRSHNSEKLKYYQISNDFIIKKDY, from the coding sequence ATGAATAGTCAAAATAATTATTTAAATAATAAAAAAGTTAAATCAAAATTTTGAAAAAGACTTTTTTTACTTGGCGGAATAACTTTAGGTCTAAGCATGATTGGTGCAGGTGGTTTTTTTGCTATTAATAGTATTACAAATATTTCAACAAGTACTTCTCAAGTAATTGTTCCTCAAAGTGTTTTTGCACAAACTACTTATACTGATCCTAAAACAAATCATTCTTTAATTATTAAAGAATATAAAGCAATTTATAATCATCCTGCTACAAGTGTTCCTAATGAAAGCAATTTGAGATTTTATCTTACTAAAGAAAATGAAGATGGGAGTCATGATACTAGTGTTTTAAAACAATTAGCTCAGTATATTTTTGAAAATTTAAGTTTTGGCCCTGAAATTTCAGAATTAAAATCAATTAGCATAGGATATCAACAACTTGGAGTTATTGATGTAAATGGTTTTTATATTCCTGCTACAAATGAAATGTTTATTGATCCTAACCCTGTTATAAAATCTTTAGAAGGATTAAAATATTCAATTGATCCTAAATTAAATAATTCTAATTCTTTGAGTGATTTACAAAAAATTCAAGCAATTTTTTCTACTATTTTCCATGAATATGGTCATCACATTGCAACTGTTTATGCTAGTTCAATAAAATCAACTGATATTTCAAGTGAAAAAATTTATTTTAATGTTATTGATTCAAAAAATATAGTAACTGAATCAAGGGAAGAAATTTATAATTCTAATTTTTATAAAGAATTTTTAAAATATACAAATTTAGAAAGTAATTCAATAAATAATTCAAGAAGATATACAAGTTCTGGAAATAGTTTTGATTCTATAAACATTGGGAGCTTAACTTCTGCTTCAGAATTATTTGATATTGCAAATAAGAAGTATCTTAAAGGGGCAACAAACATTTTTAAAGTAAATGACAATGATTCTCATAAATTTTCAAGTACTATTGACTCAAATATTAATTTAGATCGCAAAACATTAGGTCATTTAGAAGATAGAACTTTAGGATATTATTATTCTTTTGAAGAACAATTCACTAGAAAATATCAGAGATTAAGCTTTAGTCCTCCAATTAGTCTTAATGATTCGAATCAATTTAGCAACAATGTAAAAAATGCAATTCAATTTTACGGAACTTCAAACGTTAGTTCTTTAAGTAGTTTTGGGCAAGATATTTTACATAACTTTTCTATTAAAAAAGTTGGTAATTCTTATCAAATTAATAATCTATATTTAGCTGATAATCCTTTTGGCGGAGTTTTTCAAACTGATGAAGGACACGAAACAATTGTAGATCAATCTCTTAAATTATATGAATCATATTTAAAATTAATTGGTTATGGAGCAAGTATTAGTCAGATCCATCATCGCAATGAAACTTCAGCAGGTGCAAGTGGAAGTCTAAGTGTTACTACTAAAGAATCTTTTGATCAAATTAAATTTGATGGTTATTTTGATTCAACAAAAAACATTAAAGGCTTAGTTTTAAAAAATAAAAATAATATAAATGAAGTTTTACCAATAAAAATTACAACAAATGAAAATTTTGCATTTAAATCAAAAAGTAGTATTACTTCTAGTCGTGATATTTTCCCTCAAAATACAACGGCATTTGCTTCTGTTTTATATAATTCATATTCAACACGTGAATATGTGGATTTGAATAAAATTAATCTAAATATTCCAATTAAATTTTGAAATGATTTTAATAATGATAATGAATTACAAGAAAGTGAATTAGAAAATTTAGTCTCAACTTCTGAAACAAGAAAAGTAACAAATTTTAGATCTCATAATTCAGAAAAATTAAAATACTACCAAATTTCTAATGATTTTATTATCAAAAAAGATTATTAA